In Euwallacea fornicatus isolate EFF26 chromosome 2, ASM4011564v1, whole genome shotgun sequence, one genomic interval encodes:
- the Snapin gene encoding SNAPIN protein homolog, which yields MIKYGFSPLSKMDADTESTGTSIDENTENFCENPTRDTIAEGLMGLIKPTVDQLDERVRATRISQLELKQCIDSLAEELKKVSEAQQQSVDLDVYLKKLINAKQRVTVLSNILQNAQERLNRVHMSIDKETVKRKLLLNNTVADPEEK from the exons ATGATAAAATACGGATTCAG TCCATTATCTAAAATGGACGCGGACACTGAAAGCACTGGTACTTCTATTGACGAAAACACGGaaaatttttgcgaaaatcCAACCAGAGACACCATTGCCGAGGGTCTTATGGGCCTCATTAAGCCCACAGTAGACCAGCTGGACGAAAGAGTCAGAGCTACACG AATTTCGCAACTGGAGCTGAAACAGTGCATCGACAGCCTTGCTGAGGAACTCAAGAAGGTTTCCGAAGCTCAACAGCAATCTGTGGACCTGGATGTCTACctcaaaaagttaataaatgcCAAGCAGAGAGTGACTGttttgtcaaatattttacag AACGCTCAGGAAAGGTTGAATCGCGTGCATATGTCCATAGACAAGGAGACTGTAAAGCGCAAATTACTCTTGAATAACACTGTGGCTGATCCTGAGGAAAAATAA
- the HemK2 gene encoding methyltransferase N6AMT1: MALPTPIYDLWQFPDVYEPSQDSHLFLDALEKDREEIVSRHPTLALEIGSGSGILITALGTILQSSCACFSTDINFSACQATKKTSLLNKVSIESLAMNLTDMFKCCFDVVLFNPPYVVTESGEVSGRGLNRAFAGGLKGRLIIDKFLEVVPKVLSEKGVCYLLLLKENDIKEVVKNLEKAGLKGELVIQRKLPGEHLFVYKFCR; the protein is encoded by the coding sequence ATGGCACTACCTACTCCAATATATGATTTATGGCAATTCCCGGATGTTTACGAGCCCAGTCAGGACTCGCATTTGTTTTTAGACGCTTTAGAAAAAGATAGAGAAGAGATAGTTTCCAGGCATCCAACTTTGGCCTTGGAAATAGGCAGTGGCAGTGGTATTCTCATTACAGCTCTAGGGACAATTTTGCAGAGCTCTTGTGCGTGCTTTAGTACTGACATTAATTTTAGTGCTTGTCAGGCCACCAAAAAAACCtccttgttaaacaaagtgtccatcGAGTCACTGGCAATGAATCTTACAGATATGTTTAAATGCTGTTTTGATGTGGTGTTATTTAACCCTCCATATGTAGTGACTGAAAGTGGAGAGGTTTCAGGAAGGGGTTTGAATCGGGCTTTTGCAGGGGGTCTTAAGGGGCGATTGATTATAGACAAATTTTTAGAGGTGGTCCCAAAAGTTCTTAGTGAGAAGGGGGTGTGTTATTTGCTGCTCTTGAAGGAGAATGACATTAAAGAGGTGGtgaagaatttggaaaaagcaGGTCTGAAGGGAGAACTTGTGATCCAGAGGAAACTTCCTGGAGAGCACttatttgtttacaaattttgCCGCTAA
- the LOC136347321 gene encoding oocyte zinc finger protein XlCOF6-like isoform X1 yields the protein MKTEHLPEGPQAVSSGDPIWTSNVELLASEECLPIIGSCQASSILQNLDSSHNEANAVNLQNMYLIILHGSDYKLPLEGPLNLHNNSYIVLKDSAAIEPGSEFNKPPLVDGKTLEDSKNLKPNDLNLNIVETSNSSHTSSVSPKHYDKESFEDMLYFVCNLCPFLCTKEIKITEHLESVHKNKTSSKLVQLKCPACANIFYHRASLKSHLMHDHCVASNDLNLIVQAVIFYSNKENKKEDLGKKSKVDFEGHKPIETVQKVPQKVPLPQVAITPNNSEKLITNLMKKSDPIVKYINSQKCPYGTCKVFLGDPKKMDFHVQSHFEEGFKCIECQEKFLLWKPLTSHLWLIHKIDMELFACDKCDYKTNSLSKLNTVHKLIHSTVKAYQCDTCQKGFKNQKQLRNHKRIHREITDKAVEKCELCSKTFSEKRRLKYHMDSVHKKLKPYLCNFCGYKGSCRASLKMHIRSHTGEKPFSCDQCQYSTTDHNSLRRHKLRHTGQKPYKCSYCPYACIQSSTYKAHLKTKHPGMEKGLMFTCFMCTFRTVNREMYNSHLVTVHKQKPPAASAS from the exons ATGAAGACTGAGCATCTACCAGAGGGTCCTCAAGCCGTCAGTAGCGGTGACCCCATTTGGACAAGCAACGTCGAATTACTCGCCTCAGAA GAGTGCCTGCCCATAATTGGCAGCTGTCAAGCCAGCTCGATACTGCAAAATTTGGACTCTTCCCATAATGAGGCAAATGCTGTTAACTTGCAGAATATGTACCTTATTATACTGCATGGGAGTGACTATAAGCTACCTCTAGAGGGCCCTTTGAATCTACATAACAATAGCTATATAGTACTCAAGGATTCTGCAGCAATTGAGCCAGGTTCTGAGTTTAACAAACCTCCTCTGGTGGATG gCAAAACCTTGGAAGATTCAAAAAACCTAAAGCCAAATGATTTGAATCTTAACATTGTGGAAACTAGTAACTCAAGCCATACATCGAGTGTGTCTCCAAAACACTATGACAAAGAGTCATTCGAAGATATGCTTTATTTTgtgtgtaatttatgtccttttTTGTGCACTAAAGAGATCAAAATAACTGAGCATTTGGAAAGTGTGCACAAAAACAAGACATCAAGTAAACTGGTGCAATTAAAGTGCCCAGCTTGTGCCAATATTTTCTATCATAGAGCCTCTTTAAAGAGTCATTTAATGCATGATCATTGTGTGGCAAGCAATGACTTGAATTTGATTGTGCAG GCAGTAATTTTCTATTCAAATAAAGAGAACAAAAAAGAggatttaggaaaaaaaagtAAGGTGGATTTTGAAGGACATAAGCCAATAGAGACAGTTCAAAAGGTTCCACAAAAAGTGCCTCTACCTCAGGTGGCCATCACTCCAAATAACAGCGAGAAGCtgattacaaatttaatgaaaaaaagtgaTCCTATAGTAAAGTATATAAACTCTCAAAAATGTCCTTATGGAACCTGCAAAGTCTTCCTAGGGGATCctaaaaaaatggattttcatGTTCAAAGCCATTTTGAGGAGGGCTTCAAGTGTATAGAGTGCCAGGAAAAGTTCCTTCTCTGGAAGCCTCTAACATCCCACTTGTGGCTCATACACAAAATTGATATGGAGCTCTTTGCTTGTGATAAATGTGACTATAAAACTAACAgtctttcaaaactaaatACTGTTCACAAGCTCATACACTCAACAGTTAAAGCATACCAATGTGACACTTGTCAGAAAGGTTTCAAGAACCAGAAACAACTGCGAAACCATAAAAGAATTCATCGGGAGATAACTGACAAAGCAGTGGAGAAATGCGAACTTTGCTCCAAGACTTTTTCAGAAAAACGGAGGTTGAAGTACCATATGGATTCAGTGCATAAAAAGCTGAAGCCATATTTGTGCAACTTTTGTGGCTATAAAGGTTCTTGCAGGGCCTCTTTGAAGATGCACATTCGCAGCCACACAG GAGAAAAACCATTTTCTTGCGACCAGTGCCAGTACTCAACTACTGATCATAACTCACTGAGAAGGCATAAGCTACGCCACACGGGGCAGAAACCTTATAAATGCTCCTACTGCCCTTATGCCTGCATTCAAAGCAGTACTTACAAG GCTCACCTGAAGACAAAGCACCCGGGAATGGAAAAGGGACTCATGTTCACATGTTTCATGTGCACCTTTCGGACAGTCAACAGAGAGATGTACAACTCCCATTTAGTCACTGTACATAAGCAAAAGCCTCCAGCTGCCAGTGCTAGCTAG
- the Orc1 gene encoding origin recognition complex subunit 1 isoform X1 — MTIDVPIEQDNILNYSIVSSEEEDSNRLIVRLKLSSNNPKLPVVVLNRVETVPQCPEVSMMDSSPRKRRSSTVSSVISPTKVRRSLRTPKPRLDLDAQMEDMCASMLKSVRLTTPVKTPNKSTRKRQSPTKLDENVTPKSGRKSVRKGLNESFRRSVLRSRHNIDNFDLYDSEEEAIEVVEALKRSEQDVMTSKKRVLRSRSCSTDGSNYAPSTPKGRKSSLSTPNSKGRLKMLREGTITPQMHRRSSSIPKYKTPLMKAQSQLHVSYIPASLPCREKEYLDIYNFLRGKLEDCCGGCMYISGVPGTGKTATVTSVIDCLVNDRKVEKFSYVSLNGMRLTEPRQAYVEIWKQLTGKTVPWEQAQGLLEDRFTRKKKLEPVVMLIDELDILCTKRQDVVYNLLDWPSKSKDQLVVITIANTMDLPERLLMSRVTSRLGLTRLTFQAYTHKQLMEIVAKRLIGTDSFNSDAIQLVARKVASVSGDARRALDICRRAAEIAEAENKGQLVNIMHINEALTAMITQPQVTTIRRSSRLQKLLLQAIVAEIERTGVEETSFVDVYTMLVSCCALDGFKMVSSTAAQRALWQLSASKLILTDQKCSDIYQRVILNVSIHDVYFALKKN, encoded by the exons ATGACTATAGACGTCCCAATCGAACAAGACAACATCCTCAACTATTCCATAGTCAGCAGTGAGGAAGAGGACAGTAATCGCCTAATAGTAAGGCTGAAATTGTCGTCCAATAACCCAAAGCTCCCAGTGGTGGTGCTGAATCGCGTAGAAACTGTGCCCCAGTGCCCTGAGGTCTCTATGATGGATTCGAGTCCACGTAAAAGAAGGTCTTCAACTGTGTCTTCAGTGATCAGTCCGACTAAAGTGAGGCGGAGTTTAAGAACACCGAAACCTCGAC TTGATTTAGATGCCCAAATGGAAGATATGTGCGCTTCTATGTTGAAGTCAGTGAGACTTACCACTCCAGTTAAAACTCCCAACAAGAGCACTCGAAAAAGGCAAAGCCCTACAAAGCTGGACGAAAATGTGACCCCAAAGAGCGGGAGAAAATCGGTGAGGAAGGGTTTGAATGAGTCATTTCGCAGATCAGTTTTGAGGAGTCGGCATAACATTGACAATTTTGA TTTGTATGACTCTGAAGAGGAGGCAATAGAGGTGGTAGAAGCTCTGAAAAGAAGTGAGCAAGATGTGATGACTTCAAAGAAAAG AGTTTTGAGGTCACGAAGCTGCTCAACTGATGGCAGCAACTATGCTCCATCCACCCCCAAAGGGCGCAAATCCTCGCTATCTACCCCTAATTCAAAAGGGCGACTAAAAATGTTGAGAGAGGGCACAATCACCCCTCAAATGCATCGGCGCTCTAGTTCAATACCAAAGTATAAAACACCATTAATGAAGGCCCAATCACAATTACATGTCTCATACATCCCTGCTTCTCTGCCTTGTCGAGAAAAAGAATACTTAGACATATATAATTTCTTAAGGGGGAAATTGGAGGATTGCTGTGGAGGGTGCATGTACATTTCTGGAGTTCCTGGCACTGGAAAAACTGCCACTGTGACTTCAGTGATTGATTGTCTTGTGAATGACAGGAAAGTTGAGAAGTTTAGTTATGTGAGCCTCAATGGGATGAGGTTAACTGAACCTCGGCAAGCTTATGTTGAG aTTTGGAAACAATTAACTGGCAAAACAGTCCCTTGGGAGCAGGCTCAGGGGCTGTTGGAAGAcagatttacaagaaaaaagaaattagaaccTGTGGTCATGTTAATTGATGAG CTGGATATTTTATGCACAAAACGACAAGATGTAGTCTACAACCTCTTAGATTGGCCCTCAAAATCCAAAGACCAACTAGTTGTGATTACTATTGCCAATACAATGGATTTGCCTGAGAG ATTGTTGATGAGTCGAGTGACCAGTCGCTTGGGTTTAACGAGGCTAACGTTTCAGGCATACACTCATAAGCAGCTTATGGAGATTGTCGCCAAGAGATTAATAGGCACAGACAGTTTCAACTCTGATGCAATTCAGTTGGTTGCGAG GAAAGTGGCGTCTGTTTCCGGTGACGCCAGACGCGCCCTCGATATCTGTCGACGCGCCGCTGAAATCGCAGAAGCCGAGAACAAAGGCCAGCTAGTTAACATAATGCACATCAATGAAGCCTTGACTGCCATGATTACTCAGCCGCAGGTCACAACAATTAGGCGCAGTTCCCGCTTACAAAAACTTCTCTTGCAGGCAATTGTAGCAGAA ATTGAAAGGACCGGAGTGGAGGAAACCAGCTTTGTTGACGTTTACACAATGCTAGTGTCGTGCTGCGCGCTGGACGGATTTAAAATGGTATCCAGTACCGCGGCACAGCGGGCCCTCTGGCAGCTAAGCGCCAGCAAACTAATTTTGACCGACCAAAAATGTAGCGACATCTATCAACGTGTTATCCTCAACGTCAGCATTCATGACGTTTATTTCGCTTTAAAAAAGAACTAA
- the LOC136347293 gene encoding probable tyrosyl-DNA phosphodiesterase, which yields MTNPEPSSIDLTESLSFPFDSTDPKFAPIVSKLTEPDKIKLIYLFRNGLQMNQLDGLLNDHLERIQNFATLDQGKLLPPQLEPVLAETFDSKRIIVLLNFDEYFKLVSTEIWDSEVYGNEADIDTMSLKLKDAAPYNIFFNALKHSPKTKEQLYSIAYTDLLCPSLGKLKESLHITYMVKILWLLSNYATRKLHKLPMTILHGYADFPWPKDTTMQELYPNIKSHYVPVTTKDGLGNHHSNLSIFFYKDESLRVVVGTANLLGADWDLYNNQVWVSPKCCPLPNDSSKTKGESPTGFKASLLHYLKTYKKPINIQVWLDRVTACDFTEIKVVLVFNTPSSHHLSPNCCMVHTVGYTLGNHCSIPAPQSEHDCWRIVAQSASLGLLGIVGPKLWLTSYLLKALSSNQNNNYNPAEGTAPSVKFNIVFPTMENCFKGYLGHYSGICGQYEKCLKEQQRWTEQYMCQWKAEATLRSRAMPYSKCYFRISPDWDKMAFYLITTSNLSGSGWGRPKRDSGRTYIRSYEVGILFLPKFFKEKYFMPCTNNANLKAFPMMFDLPLTPYSSEDEPYCWEDMAVKVGLPLPPPKRHEARERRGFGRSPRSSYGVVQGWGQE from the exons ATGACGAACCCTGAACCATCTTCCATCGATTTAACTGAGTCACTATCCTTTCCATTTGACTCCACTGACCCCAAATTTGCCCCAATTGTTTCCAAACTTACTGAACCGGATAAGATCAAATTAATCTACCTTTTCAGAAATGGTCTACAAATGAACCAGTTAGATGGGCTGCTAAATGACCATTTGGAACGTATACAGAATTTTGCAACTCTTGACCAAGGAAAGCTGTTACCTCCTCAATTAGAACCTGTACTTGCTGAGACCTTTGATAGTAAAAGAATTATagtattattgaattttgatgaatACTTCAAACTTGTGAGCACAGAGATTTGGGATAGTGAGGTCTATGGTAATGAGGCTGATATTGACACAATGAGTTTAAAACTTAAAGATGCAGCTCCTTATAATATCTTTTTTAATGCTCTGAAGCACTCTCCAAAAACTAAGGAACAGCTGTATTCAATTGCTTATACAG ATTTGTTATGTCCAAGTCTTGGAAAGCTAAAGGAGTCTCTACATATAACTTATATGGTTAAAATATTGTGGTTGCTGAGTAATTATGCAACAAGAAAGCTGCA TAAGCTCCCAATGACAATTTTACATGGTTATGCAGATTTTCCCTGGCCGAAAGACACTACAATGCAGGAGCTTTATCCCAACATTAAATCTCACTATGTGCCTGTAACAACAAAGGATGGCCTGGGAAATCATCATTCCAActtatcaattttcttttataaagaTGAGTCTTTGAGGGTTGTTGTAGGCACTGCTAATTTATTGGGAGCTGATTGGGATCTGTACAACAATCA GGTATGGGTAAGCCCCAAATGCTGCCCACTGCCAAATGACAGCTCTAAAACGAAGGGAGAGTCACCTACAGGATTTAAAGCATCCCTTTTGCATTATCtcaaaacatataaaaaaccCATCAACATACAAGTCTGGTTGGACCGAGTGACTGCTTGTGATTTCACTGAAATTAA GGTGGTTTTGGTATTTAATACACCAAGCTCTCATCACTTATCTCCAAATTGCTGCATGGTTCACACAGTGGGTTACACACTAGGCAACCATTGCTCAATCCCAGCCCCCCAAAGTGAGCATGATTGCTGGAGGATTGTGGCTCAAAGTGCTTCATTAGGACTACTTGGTATTGTTGGGCCTAAATTGTGGTTGACTTCATATCTGCTCAAAGCATTGAGTAGTAACCaaaataataactataatCCTGCTGAAGGAACAGCGCCttcagttaaatttaatattgttttccCCACAATGGAAAACTGTTTTAAGGGGTATTTAGGACACTACAGCGGCATATGTGGACAATATGAAAAATGCTTGAAAGAACAGCAGAGATGGACAGAGCAATATATGTGTCAATGGAAGGCTGAAGCGACTTTACGAAGCCGTGCTATGCCTTATTCAAAATGCTACTTTAGAATCTCCCCGGACTGGGataaaatggcattttatttaattactacCTCCAACTTATCTGGGTCTGGCTGGGGAAGGCCCAAACGCGACAGCGGTCGCACTTATATCAG ATCCTATGAAGTGGGAATTCTATTCCTGCCCAAATTCTTCAAGGAAAAGTACTTCATGCCGTGCACCAATAACGCAAATTTAAAAGCTTTCCCTATGATGTTTGATTTACCCTTGACTCCCTACAGTTCTGAAGATGAACCCTACTGCTGGGAGGATATGGCGGTAAAGGTGGGGCTGCCGTTACCTCCACCTAAACGACATGAAGCTCGTGAGAGACGGG ggTTTGGAAGATCGCCGAGGAGTAGTTACGGAGTTGTTCAAGGGTGGGGACAAGAGTAA
- the LOC136347321 gene encoding zinc finger protein 98-like isoform X2, giving the protein MVCFGLCKTLEDSKNLKPNDLNLNIVETSNSSHTSSVSPKHYDKESFEDMLYFVCNLCPFLCTKEIKITEHLESVHKNKTSSKLVQLKCPACANIFYHRASLKSHLMHDHCVASNDLNLIVQAVIFYSNKENKKEDLGKKSKVDFEGHKPIETVQKVPQKVPLPQVAITPNNSEKLITNLMKKSDPIVKYINSQKCPYGTCKVFLGDPKKMDFHVQSHFEEGFKCIECQEKFLLWKPLTSHLWLIHKIDMELFACDKCDYKTNSLSKLNTVHKLIHSTVKAYQCDTCQKGFKNQKQLRNHKRIHREITDKAVEKCELCSKTFSEKRRLKYHMDSVHKKLKPYLCNFCGYKGSCRASLKMHIRSHTGEKPFSCDQCQYSTTDHNSLRRHKLRHTGQKPYKCSYCPYACIQSSTYKAHLKTKHPGMEKGLMFTCFMCTFRTVNREMYNSHLVTVHKQKPPAASAS; this is encoded by the exons ATGGTATGTTTTGGTCTTT gCAAAACCTTGGAAGATTCAAAAAACCTAAAGCCAAATGATTTGAATCTTAACATTGTGGAAACTAGTAACTCAAGCCATACATCGAGTGTGTCTCCAAAACACTATGACAAAGAGTCATTCGAAGATATGCTTTATTTTgtgtgtaatttatgtccttttTTGTGCACTAAAGAGATCAAAATAACTGAGCATTTGGAAAGTGTGCACAAAAACAAGACATCAAGTAAACTGGTGCAATTAAAGTGCCCAGCTTGTGCCAATATTTTCTATCATAGAGCCTCTTTAAAGAGTCATTTAATGCATGATCATTGTGTGGCAAGCAATGACTTGAATTTGATTGTGCAG GCAGTAATTTTCTATTCAAATAAAGAGAACAAAAAAGAggatttaggaaaaaaaagtAAGGTGGATTTTGAAGGACATAAGCCAATAGAGACAGTTCAAAAGGTTCCACAAAAAGTGCCTCTACCTCAGGTGGCCATCACTCCAAATAACAGCGAGAAGCtgattacaaatttaatgaaaaaaagtgaTCCTATAGTAAAGTATATAAACTCTCAAAAATGTCCTTATGGAACCTGCAAAGTCTTCCTAGGGGATCctaaaaaaatggattttcatGTTCAAAGCCATTTTGAGGAGGGCTTCAAGTGTATAGAGTGCCAGGAAAAGTTCCTTCTCTGGAAGCCTCTAACATCCCACTTGTGGCTCATACACAAAATTGATATGGAGCTCTTTGCTTGTGATAAATGTGACTATAAAACTAACAgtctttcaaaactaaatACTGTTCACAAGCTCATACACTCAACAGTTAAAGCATACCAATGTGACACTTGTCAGAAAGGTTTCAAGAACCAGAAACAACTGCGAAACCATAAAAGAATTCATCGGGAGATAACTGACAAAGCAGTGGAGAAATGCGAACTTTGCTCCAAGACTTTTTCAGAAAAACGGAGGTTGAAGTACCATATGGATTCAGTGCATAAAAAGCTGAAGCCATATTTGTGCAACTTTTGTGGCTATAAAGGTTCTTGCAGGGCCTCTTTGAAGATGCACATTCGCAGCCACACAG GAGAAAAACCATTTTCTTGCGACCAGTGCCAGTACTCAACTACTGATCATAACTCACTGAGAAGGCATAAGCTACGCCACACGGGGCAGAAACCTTATAAATGCTCCTACTGCCCTTATGCCTGCATTCAAAGCAGTACTTACAAG GCTCACCTGAAGACAAAGCACCCGGGAATGGAAAAGGGACTCATGTTCACATGTTTCATGTGCACCTTTCGGACAGTCAACAGAGAGATGTACAACTCCCATTTAGTCACTGTACATAAGCAAAAGCCTCCAGCTGCCAGTGCTAGCTAG
- the Orc1 gene encoding origin recognition complex subunit 1 isoform X2: MTIDVPIEQDNILNYSIVSSEEEDSNRLIVRLKLSSNNPKLPVVVLNRVETVPQCPEVSMMDSSPRKRRSSTVSSVISPTKVRRSLRTPKPRHAQMEDMCASMLKSVRLTTPVKTPNKSTRKRQSPTKLDENVTPKSGRKSVRKGLNESFRRSVLRSRHNIDNFDLYDSEEEAIEVVEALKRSEQDVMTSKKRVLRSRSCSTDGSNYAPSTPKGRKSSLSTPNSKGRLKMLREGTITPQMHRRSSSIPKYKTPLMKAQSQLHVSYIPASLPCREKEYLDIYNFLRGKLEDCCGGCMYISGVPGTGKTATVTSVIDCLVNDRKVEKFSYVSLNGMRLTEPRQAYVEIWKQLTGKTVPWEQAQGLLEDRFTRKKKLEPVVMLIDELDILCTKRQDVVYNLLDWPSKSKDQLVVITIANTMDLPERLLMSRVTSRLGLTRLTFQAYTHKQLMEIVAKRLIGTDSFNSDAIQLVARKVASVSGDARRALDICRRAAEIAEAENKGQLVNIMHINEALTAMITQPQVTTIRRSSRLQKLLLQAIVAEIERTGVEETSFVDVYTMLVSCCALDGFKMVSSTAAQRALWQLSASKLILTDQKCSDIYQRVILNVSIHDVYFALKKN, translated from the exons ATGACTATAGACGTCCCAATCGAACAAGACAACATCCTCAACTATTCCATAGTCAGCAGTGAGGAAGAGGACAGTAATCGCCTAATAGTAAGGCTGAAATTGTCGTCCAATAACCCAAAGCTCCCAGTGGTGGTGCTGAATCGCGTAGAAACTGTGCCCCAGTGCCCTGAGGTCTCTATGATGGATTCGAGTCCACGTAAAAGAAGGTCTTCAACTGTGTCTTCAGTGATCAGTCCGACTAAAGTGAGGCGGAGTTTAAGAACACCGAAACCTCGAC ATGCCCAAATGGAAGATATGTGCGCTTCTATGTTGAAGTCAGTGAGACTTACCACTCCAGTTAAAACTCCCAACAAGAGCACTCGAAAAAGGCAAAGCCCTACAAAGCTGGACGAAAATGTGACCCCAAAGAGCGGGAGAAAATCGGTGAGGAAGGGTTTGAATGAGTCATTTCGCAGATCAGTTTTGAGGAGTCGGCATAACATTGACAATTTTGA TTTGTATGACTCTGAAGAGGAGGCAATAGAGGTGGTAGAAGCTCTGAAAAGAAGTGAGCAAGATGTGATGACTTCAAAGAAAAG AGTTTTGAGGTCACGAAGCTGCTCAACTGATGGCAGCAACTATGCTCCATCCACCCCCAAAGGGCGCAAATCCTCGCTATCTACCCCTAATTCAAAAGGGCGACTAAAAATGTTGAGAGAGGGCACAATCACCCCTCAAATGCATCGGCGCTCTAGTTCAATACCAAAGTATAAAACACCATTAATGAAGGCCCAATCACAATTACATGTCTCATACATCCCTGCTTCTCTGCCTTGTCGAGAAAAAGAATACTTAGACATATATAATTTCTTAAGGGGGAAATTGGAGGATTGCTGTGGAGGGTGCATGTACATTTCTGGAGTTCCTGGCACTGGAAAAACTGCCACTGTGACTTCAGTGATTGATTGTCTTGTGAATGACAGGAAAGTTGAGAAGTTTAGTTATGTGAGCCTCAATGGGATGAGGTTAACTGAACCTCGGCAAGCTTATGTTGAG aTTTGGAAACAATTAACTGGCAAAACAGTCCCTTGGGAGCAGGCTCAGGGGCTGTTGGAAGAcagatttacaagaaaaaagaaattagaaccTGTGGTCATGTTAATTGATGAG CTGGATATTTTATGCACAAAACGACAAGATGTAGTCTACAACCTCTTAGATTGGCCCTCAAAATCCAAAGACCAACTAGTTGTGATTACTATTGCCAATACAATGGATTTGCCTGAGAG ATTGTTGATGAGTCGAGTGACCAGTCGCTTGGGTTTAACGAGGCTAACGTTTCAGGCATACACTCATAAGCAGCTTATGGAGATTGTCGCCAAGAGATTAATAGGCACAGACAGTTTCAACTCTGATGCAATTCAGTTGGTTGCGAG GAAAGTGGCGTCTGTTTCCGGTGACGCCAGACGCGCCCTCGATATCTGTCGACGCGCCGCTGAAATCGCAGAAGCCGAGAACAAAGGCCAGCTAGTTAACATAATGCACATCAATGAAGCCTTGACTGCCATGATTACTCAGCCGCAGGTCACAACAATTAGGCGCAGTTCCCGCTTACAAAAACTTCTCTTGCAGGCAATTGTAGCAGAA ATTGAAAGGACCGGAGTGGAGGAAACCAGCTTTGTTGACGTTTACACAATGCTAGTGTCGTGCTGCGCGCTGGACGGATTTAAAATGGTATCCAGTACCGCGGCACAGCGGGCCCTCTGGCAGCTAAGCGCCAGCAAACTAATTTTGACCGACCAAAAATGTAGCGACATCTATCAACGTGTTATCCTCAACGTCAGCATTCATGACGTTTATTTCGCTTTAAAAAAGAACTAA